One window of Pseudomonas urmiensis genomic DNA carries:
- a CDS encoding PaaI family thioesterase: MDKDTLFCRTTDGQHSLPHAASLLGWQLILYHKVKRQAEVLFTATSSLTNEEGFIHAGMLSAMIEECMGPAVFAMLASNQVARCTGLDIQLRVPVTPGRFVGVGTQYMSRGHRRYARGELWDEQGTLVVEGTARYEVIQQPLRESAN, encoded by the coding sequence ATGGACAAGGACACGCTGTTCTGCAGAACCACCGATGGCCAGCATTCGTTGCCTCACGCCGCCAGCCTGCTCGGCTGGCAACTGATCTTGTATCACAAGGTCAAGCGCCAGGCCGAGGTGCTGTTCACGGCTACGTCATCCCTGACCAACGAAGAGGGCTTTATCCACGCCGGTATGCTCTCGGCGATGATCGAGGAATGCATGGGGCCGGCAGTCTTCGCCATGCTCGCCAGTAACCAAGTAGCCCGCTGCACTGGGCTGGATATCCAACTGCGGGTGCCTGTCACTCCTGGGCGCTTCGTCGGCGTCGGTACCCAATACATGTCCAGAGGACATAGGCGTTATGCCCGAGGTGAGCTCTGGGATGAGCAAGGCACGCTAGTAGTCGAAGGAACTGCAAGATACGAAGTCATCCAGCAACCGTTGCGCGAAAGCGCTAACTAA